From a region of the Mercurialis annua linkage group LG1-X, ddMerAnnu1.2, whole genome shotgun sequence genome:
- the LOC126677434 gene encoding uncharacterized protein LOC126677434, protein MRTKKQKQSKLMKIVSTPLRVLGKARDLYVKSITGCATRTYGHSRSMPKGELPKSYSMGSTISSASAGDDYGDLIRAASVRSLGHKNEIDMLLQQHKEEQQKKQLPKSVSVGMGFMGRIDEENGDEEGSVGGSKRADMYPRSRTVAGRSSGAAF, encoded by the coding sequence ATGAGGACCAAGAAGCAAAAGCAGAGCAAACTGATGAAAATAGTTTCAACTCCATTAAGAGTATTGGGGAAAGCAAGAGATCTTTACGTAAAAAGCATCACAGGCTGCGCAACAAGAACATATGGCCATTCGAGATCCATGCCAAAAGGCGAGCTGCCCAAGAGCTATAGCATGGGGTCAACTATATCGAGCGCCAGCGCCGGCGATGACTACGGCGATCTAATTAGGGCTGCGTCCGTTAGAAGTCTGGGACATAAAAACGAGATTGATATGTTATTACAGCAACATAAAGAAGAGCAACAGAAGAAACAACTGCCCAAGAGTGTGAGTGTGGGCATGGGATTTATGGGTCGGATTGATGAAGAAAATGGCGATGAAGAAGGCAGTGTTGGTGGTTCTAAGAGAGCTGATATGTACCCTAGAAGTAGAACTGTTGCTGGAAGATCATCAGGTGCTGCCTTTTGA